In Paenarthrobacter sp. GOM3, a single window of DNA contains:
- the rpmB gene encoding 50S ribosomal protein L28, with amino-acid sequence MAAHCQVTGAEPGFGHSISHSHRRNKRRFDPNIQKKRYWVPSLRRNVTLTLSARGIKTIDVRGIDSVVADILARGVKL; translated from the coding sequence ATGGCAGCACACTGCCAAGTGACCGGAGCCGAGCCGGGCTTTGGACACAGCATTTCGCACTCGCACCGTCGCAACAAGCGTCGGTTCGACCCGAACATTCAGAAGAAGCGCTACTGGGTTCCGTCCCTGCGCCGTAATGTCACGCTGACCCTGTCAGCCCGTGGCATCAAGACCATCGACGTACGCGGCATCGACTCAGTCGTTGCTGACATCCTGGCACGAGGAGTAAAGCTCTAA
- a CDS encoding SGNH/GDSL hydrolase family protein yields the protein MDFSARYVALGDSFTEGVGDDDPTRPNGVRGWADVVAQQLAHSNPGFGYANLAIRGRKLRQIMAEQVDAAVAMNPTLVTLYAGANDILRPKIDIDSLLEEYDAGIAKLSATGATVVLFTGFDAKGSKVFSAMRGRTAIYNELVREIAENHGALLVDYWRFDEYDDWRMWGEDRMHMSTAGHVNMAKRVLDVLEHEHVIEVPELAPLRLANRVESLKANARWLRESAAPWVSRRLRGVSSGDGLSPKYAQLVRPL from the coding sequence ATGGATTTTTCTGCCCGTTATGTTGCCCTGGGGGACTCGTTCACGGAGGGTGTCGGCGACGACGACCCTACCCGTCCCAACGGCGTTCGCGGCTGGGCCGATGTTGTGGCCCAGCAGCTCGCCCACAGCAACCCGGGCTTCGGCTACGCCAACCTCGCCATCCGCGGCCGGAAACTCCGCCAGATCATGGCAGAGCAAGTGGATGCCGCCGTCGCCATGAATCCAACCCTGGTGACCCTGTACGCAGGGGCCAACGACATCCTGCGGCCCAAGATCGATATCGATTCGCTCTTGGAGGAGTACGACGCCGGCATCGCTAAGTTGAGCGCGACGGGCGCCACCGTGGTCCTCTTCACAGGCTTTGATGCGAAAGGCTCAAAAGTCTTCAGCGCCATGCGCGGGCGTACGGCGATCTACAACGAACTGGTCCGTGAAATCGCAGAAAACCACGGCGCCTTACTGGTGGACTACTGGCGATTCGACGAATACGACGATTGGCGCATGTGGGGCGAGGACCGGATGCACATGTCCACAGCCGGTCACGTCAATATGGCAAAGCGGGTGCTGGACGTCCTTGAGCACGAGCACGTGATCGAGGTGCCGGAACTGGCCCCGTTGCGGCTGGCGAACCGGGTAGAGTCCCTCAAGGCCAACGCCCGATGGCTGCGGGAATCTGCTGCACCCTGGGTATCGCGCCGCCTGCGGGGGGTCTCTTCGGGGGACGGCCTGAGCCCGAAGTACGCCCAACTGGTCAGGCCGCTCTAA
- a CDS encoding ferredoxin reductase family protein encodes MTSLLTSGSPVKSAPEGAKGKPPTAVERFHSQARRRLARADILGGLAWLSGAASVALWLADGGANGFSSFAGTMTALGIVAGLIGMDIVLLMLLLAARIPFVDNTIGHDRALEVHKTLGKPALYLLLAHGALLAIGYGAAEGLDPVSESISLWVNVPDMWLAFVSTALFIAVVVTSLVAVRRKFPYEFWYAIHLLTYAAVGTAIPHQFSVGGLFAEGTWQRWYWLVLCVGTGAALLWFRIWQPVAATFRHQITVSRVVRVSPGVFSIEMTGRNLARLAGSGGRFFFWRFLAPGQWWQPHPFSLSAEPFTGQGNQPGKLRITVRALGKGTANLEHIKPGTRVAIEGPYGMFSTAARTRNKVVMIGAGIGITPLRSLLESTPFQPGDATVLLRGHDETELFLDREIMALCQTRGATLFHLLGPRSQGDHAWLPKDAVRDGYTLSSYAPDIADADVYICGPAPWAASVIRDVRSAGVPTEQLHYERFDW; translated from the coding sequence ATGACCTCGCTACTTACCTCCGGCTCACCGGTGAAAAGCGCTCCGGAAGGGGCCAAAGGGAAGCCGCCCACCGCCGTCGAACGTTTCCATTCGCAGGCACGACGGCGGCTGGCCCGGGCCGACATCCTGGGCGGCCTCGCGTGGTTGTCGGGTGCAGCTTCGGTGGCCCTGTGGCTGGCCGACGGCGGGGCGAACGGTTTCTCGAGCTTCGCGGGAACGATGACCGCGCTCGGGATCGTTGCCGGCTTGATTGGCATGGATATCGTCCTTCTGATGTTGCTGCTGGCCGCCAGGATTCCGTTCGTTGACAACACCATCGGACACGACCGTGCCTTGGAGGTCCACAAAACCCTGGGCAAGCCGGCGCTTTATCTTCTGCTGGCCCACGGTGCGCTCTTGGCCATCGGGTACGGCGCTGCTGAGGGACTGGATCCTGTCAGTGAGTCGATCTCACTGTGGGTGAATGTTCCGGACATGTGGCTCGCCTTCGTCTCAACGGCGCTGTTCATTGCGGTGGTGGTGACGTCCTTGGTGGCTGTCCGGCGCAAGTTCCCCTACGAATTTTGGTACGCAATACACCTGCTCACTTACGCGGCGGTGGGGACTGCCATCCCGCACCAGTTCAGCGTGGGCGGGCTGTTTGCTGAGGGCACGTGGCAGCGCTGGTACTGGCTGGTGCTTTGCGTGGGTACCGGCGCGGCCCTGCTCTGGTTCCGGATCTGGCAGCCCGTCGCGGCTACTTTCAGGCATCAAATCACCGTGAGCAGGGTGGTCCGGGTTTCCCCGGGTGTCTTCAGCATCGAAATGACGGGCCGCAACCTTGCGCGGCTGGCAGGTTCCGGCGGCCGGTTCTTCTTCTGGCGCTTCCTGGCGCCAGGCCAATGGTGGCAACCGCATCCGTTCAGCCTGTCCGCCGAGCCCTTTACCGGACAGGGCAACCAGCCCGGGAAACTCCGCATCACTGTCCGCGCACTTGGCAAAGGCACAGCCAACCTGGAGCACATCAAACCCGGCACCAGGGTGGCCATCGAGGGACCCTACGGCATGTTCAGCACGGCCGCCAGGACCCGCAATAAGGTGGTAATGATCGGCGCCGGAATTGGCATTACTCCCCTGCGCTCGTTGCTTGAATCAACGCCATTCCAGCCCGGCGACGCAACCGTGCTGCTCCGCGGCCACGACGAAACCGAACTCTTCCTCGACCGGGAAATCATGGCCCTGTGCCAAACCCGGGGCGCCACCCTTTTCCACCTGCTGGGGCCACGGTCCCAGGGCGATCACGCGTGGCTACCCAAAGACGCGGTCCGGGACGGTTACACCCTCAGCTCCTACGCCCCGGACATCGCGGACGCCGACGTCTACATTTGCGGGCCCGCTCCCTGGGCGGCGTCAGTGATCCGGGACGTCCGCTCCGCAGGTGTCCCAACGGAACAACTCCACTACGAAAGGTTCGACTGGTGA
- the rpmG gene encoding 50S ribosomal protein L33 — protein MAKDKDVRPIIKLKSTAGTGYTYVTRKNRRNDPDRLVLKKYDPKIRQHVEFREER, from the coding sequence ATGGCAAAGGACAAGGACGTACGTCCGATCATCAAGCTGAAGTCCACCGCGGGCACCGGTTACACCTACGTAACCCGCAAGAACCGTCGTAACGACCCTGACCGCCTGGTCTTGAAGAAGTACGACCCCAAGATCCGCCAGCACGTCGAATTCCGAGAGGAGCGCTAA
- a CDS encoding FMN-binding protein — translation MRIRAALATAVASAGVLLAGWQSGAHIAETGTATTTSLSSTASNGSTGTSGTTGKSGTSSGSGSTGSTTAATFDGAQVQTRFGTVQVRVTIQDGKITEVTPLQLTDAERKSAQISSRAAPVLRSEVLQAQSANVQTIGGATVTSDAYLTSLQAALDAANF, via the coding sequence GTGAGAATTCGAGCAGCCCTCGCAACCGCAGTGGCATCGGCGGGGGTCCTCCTGGCCGGCTGGCAGTCAGGGGCCCATATCGCCGAGACCGGCACAGCGACCACAACCAGCCTGAGCAGCACCGCCAGCAACGGAAGTACCGGGACCAGTGGGACAACCGGCAAGTCCGGAACCAGCAGTGGCAGCGGCAGCACCGGAAGTACGACGGCGGCAACTTTCGACGGCGCGCAGGTCCAGACCCGTTTCGGTACAGTCCAGGTTCGGGTCACCATCCAGGACGGCAAGATTACCGAAGTCACACCCCTTCAGCTCACGGATGCGGAACGGAAATCCGCGCAGATCAGCAGCCGGGCAGCGCCTGTGCTGAGGTCTGAAGTCCTGCAAGCCCAATCAGCCAACGTCCAAACCATCGGCGGCGCGACTGTCACCAGCGACGCTTACCTGACTTCTCTCCAGGCGGCCCTCGATGCAGCGAACTTCTAA
- a CDS encoding siderophore-interacting protein has protein sequence MSAQPTQAKASAAVEPMTLAFDVTVTAVQELSPNFRRITFGGYSLRDFGVAGDTLDLRVKLMIPSFDASGQQIPLPPFKMEEASWYREWLAMDPAVRGDMRTYTVRSERLDAVYPEIDIDFVMHFDDDGHGGPAANWAVAAKPGDALTIIGPNNRAAQCTTAGAYGGIEWRPGLAQRVLLAGDETAVPAISAILESLPADMTGHAFLEVPSAADFQDISTAADIEITWLARGAAIGRSRPHGELLKEAVAKAVPVPGWVGLKGTETAAGPEPEDVNVDQDILWETPQRMDAAAIEATKNPTLPAGALPFYAWIAGEAFVIKEMRRYLVRDVGIDRKQVAFMGYWRRGKAEG, from the coding sequence ATGAGTGCACAACCCACCCAGGCCAAGGCAAGTGCCGCAGTGGAACCCATGACCCTCGCCTTCGACGTCACCGTGACGGCCGTGCAGGAGCTGAGCCCCAACTTCCGCCGGATCACGTTCGGCGGCTACTCCCTGCGCGACTTTGGCGTAGCGGGGGACACCCTTGACCTGCGCGTGAAGCTGATGATTCCCTCCTTCGACGCCTCCGGGCAGCAGATTCCGCTGCCTCCCTTCAAGATGGAAGAAGCCAGCTGGTACCGGGAATGGCTGGCCATGGATCCCGCCGTCCGCGGAGACATGCGCACGTACACGGTCCGCTCCGAAAGACTCGACGCCGTCTACCCGGAGATCGACATCGACTTCGTCATGCACTTCGACGACGACGGCCACGGCGGGCCCGCAGCCAACTGGGCCGTAGCCGCGAAACCCGGTGACGCGCTCACCATCATCGGACCCAACAACCGCGCAGCACAGTGCACCACAGCCGGCGCCTACGGTGGCATCGAATGGCGTCCCGGCCTTGCCCAGCGTGTCCTCCTCGCGGGCGACGAAACCGCAGTACCCGCCATCAGCGCCATTTTGGAAAGCCTCCCCGCCGACATGACCGGCCACGCGTTCCTCGAAGTACCCTCGGCAGCAGATTTCCAGGACATCTCCACGGCTGCCGACATCGAAATCACGTGGCTGGCCCGAGGTGCGGCCATCGGACGATCCCGTCCGCACGGCGAGCTCCTCAAAGAAGCCGTGGCCAAAGCCGTACCAGTGCCCGGCTGGGTAGGCCTCAAAGGGACCGAGACGGCCGCCGGCCCCGAGCCCGAAGACGTCAATGTGGACCAGGACATCCTCTGGGAGACCCCCCAACGCATGGACGCTGCAGCTATCGAAGCCACCAAGAACCCCACGCTGCCTGCTGGTGCCCTGCCGTTCTACGCATGGATCGCAGGCGAGGCGTTCGTCATCAAGGAAATGCGGCGGTACCTGGTGCGGGATGTGGGCATCGACCGCAAGCAAGTTGCGTTCATGGGGTATTGGCGGCGGGGCAAAGCGGAGGGCTGA
- a CDS encoding GNAT family N-acetyltransferase translates to MNLTRSLLFDATGTPASHGLLTLRPLESQDAGPLAAAYARNRDHLAPWDPQRSDEFFSAAGQAKDVAIKLNLFAAGSEVPWVLTAGERIIGRITLTGVVRGPFLSANMGYWIDQEFTGRGLASAAVGQVLTMAADDLGLHRVQAATLVHNLASQAVLKRSGFERIGMAPDYLQIAGEWQDHVLFQRILF, encoded by the coding sequence ATGAATCTCACCCGGAGCCTCCTTTTTGACGCCACCGGTACCCCCGCCAGCCACGGGTTGCTGACCCTCCGCCCGTTGGAATCCCAGGATGCCGGCCCCCTGGCCGCCGCCTACGCACGGAACCGCGACCACCTGGCCCCGTGGGACCCTCAACGCAGCGACGAGTTCTTCAGCGCAGCCGGTCAGGCTAAAGATGTGGCAATCAAGCTGAACCTGTTCGCAGCCGGCAGCGAGGTGCCGTGGGTCCTTACCGCTGGCGAAAGGATCATCGGAAGAATCACGCTCACGGGCGTCGTCCGCGGACCCTTTCTCAGCGCGAATATGGGTTATTGGATTGACCAGGAGTTCACTGGCAGGGGCCTTGCATCGGCCGCAGTGGGACAAGTCCTCACCATGGCTGCGGATGACCTCGGACTCCATCGCGTTCAGGCCGCCACCCTGGTCCATAACCTGGCCTCGCAGGCGGTACTCAAGAGGTCTGGTTTCGAGCGGATCGGGATGGCGCCCGACTATCTGCAGATCGCCGGGGAGTGGCAGGACCACGTCCTGTTCCAACGCATCCTGTTCTGA
- the rpsN gene encoding 30S ribosomal protein S14, translated as MAKKSKIARNEQRKVIVERYAAKRLELKKTLVDPNATDEAREAARLGLQKLPRNASPIRLRNRDQIDGRPRGTLQKFGISRVRFRDMAHRGELPGITKSSW; from the coding sequence ATGGCAAAGAAGTCCAAGATTGCTCGCAACGAGCAGCGCAAGGTCATTGTTGAGCGTTACGCTGCCAAGCGTCTCGAACTGAAGAAGACCCTGGTTGACCCCAACGCGACTGACGAAGCACGCGAAGCTGCACGCCTCGGCCTGCAGAAGCTGCCCCGCAACGCCTCCCCGATCCGTCTGCGTAACCGCGACCAGATCGACGGCCGTCCCCGCGGCACGCTCCAGAAGTTCGGTATCTCCCGTGTTCGCTTCCGCGACATGGCTCACCGTGGTGAGCTCCCGGGCATCACCAAGTCTTCCTGGTAA
- a CDS encoding SGNH/GDSL hydrolase family protein has translation MKERTRFVALGDSFTEGVGDIDLRLPNNCRGWADRVAEELARHDDRTQYANLAIRGRRLQRIIDEQIEPALAMSPTLVSFYAGGNDLLMARLNMAQLMRDYEHAVSRLKASGATLLLFTGYNVPLSPLLEPLKVRTAIYNRSIRRIAAKYQTLLVDYWCFEKFQDPRMWAPDRLHMASPGHSYMAKKVLEVLGAPHSLQPPALATPRKRSLATNIVDDVAWLKRDVGPWFARRLRGVSSGDHLGARWPELMPVVLPERLGTAKARESQLSSRFS, from the coding sequence GTGAAGGAACGGACCAGGTTCGTGGCCCTCGGAGACTCCTTCACGGAGGGGGTTGGCGACATCGACCTTCGGCTGCCGAACAATTGCCGTGGCTGGGCGGACCGGGTAGCGGAGGAACTCGCGCGGCACGATGACCGCACCCAGTACGCCAACCTTGCCATCCGCGGACGCCGGCTTCAGCGGATCATCGACGAACAAATCGAGCCCGCCCTGGCCATGAGTCCTACGTTGGTCAGCTTCTACGCAGGCGGCAACGACCTCTTGATGGCAAGGCTGAACATGGCCCAGCTCATGCGGGACTACGAGCACGCGGTGAGCCGCCTCAAAGCCAGTGGAGCTACCCTGCTGCTATTCACGGGTTACAACGTCCCCTTGTCTCCTTTGCTTGAGCCCCTCAAGGTCCGCACGGCTATCTACAACCGCAGCATTCGACGGATTGCCGCGAAATACCAGACGCTCCTGGTGGACTACTGGTGCTTCGAGAAGTTCCAGGACCCTCGTATGTGGGCTCCTGACCGCCTGCACATGGCCTCCCCCGGCCACAGTTATATGGCCAAAAAGGTCCTTGAGGTCCTGGGGGCGCCGCACTCGCTCCAGCCGCCAGCGCTCGCCACTCCCCGTAAGAGGTCCTTGGCTACGAACATCGTCGACGACGTCGCCTGGCTTAAGCGCGACGTCGGACCGTGGTTCGCGCGTCGGCTCCGGGGCGTCTCAAGCGGCGACCATTTGGGTGCGCGTTGGCCGGAACTAATGCCCGTGGTGCTGCCCGAACGACTGGGTACCGCAAAAGCGAGGGAAAGTCAGCTGTCGAGCAGGTTTTCGTAG
- a CDS encoding FAD:protein FMN transferase: MQRTSKVQRLRARTFPSMGTVVSLTVASTAPAETAVDEVESAVEVVEGIFAQLELTFSLYRAGSEASRLDRGELTLAHASESMQELYAEASEWRLATEGAFTAERPDGGLDLSGIVKAHAMREAALSLRALGLRDWCVNAGGDVLVSGSPDPGHSAQEAKEPWLAGIVDPLDRQALLGAFPLESMSALATSGSAERGEHIWAVGSNRPEFAQVSVAASDIVTADVLATAIVAGGAGALDRAVERWGVEVLAVRRDGTLLSTPGFRKAA; encoded by the coding sequence ATGCAGCGAACTTCTAAAGTGCAGCGGCTCCGGGCCCGGACGTTCCCCAGCATGGGCACCGTGGTGAGCCTGACCGTGGCAAGCACAGCGCCTGCCGAGACCGCCGTCGATGAGGTCGAGTCCGCCGTCGAGGTCGTTGAAGGAATTTTCGCGCAGCTGGAGCTGACGTTCAGCCTTTACCGGGCAGGCTCGGAGGCGAGCCGCTTGGACCGCGGTGAGCTGACCCTGGCCCACGCCTCTGAATCAATGCAGGAGCTTTACGCCGAGGCATCCGAGTGGCGGCTCGCGACGGAAGGGGCCTTCACGGCAGAGCGCCCTGATGGCGGTTTGGACCTGTCGGGAATCGTGAAAGCACATGCCATGCGTGAAGCGGCGTTGTCGTTGCGGGCACTTGGGCTGCGGGACTGGTGCGTCAACGCCGGCGGGGATGTGCTGGTGAGTGGGTCGCCCGATCCCGGCCACTCAGCTCAGGAGGCCAAAGAACCGTGGCTTGCCGGCATCGTGGATCCTTTGGACCGTCAGGCGCTATTGGGAGCTTTCCCTTTGGAATCCATGAGCGCGCTGGCAACGTCGGGGTCGGCGGAACGTGGGGAACATATCTGGGCGGTTGGCTCGAACAGGCCGGAATTCGCGCAGGTGTCCGTTGCCGCATCGGACATCGTGACCGCCGACGTCCTTGCGACGGCCATCGTTGCCGGTGGCGCGGGCGCCCTGGATCGGGCCGTGGAGAGGTGGGGCGTTGAGGTGCTCGCGGTCCGCCGGGACGGAACTCTTCTTTCGACGCCCGGTTTCAGGAAAGCCGCTTAG
- a CDS encoding RNA polymerase subunit sigma-70 has translation MSPFLRELHVHCYRITGSVDDADDVLQEVLLAAWKGLRGFSGRSSLRTWLYRIATTRSLNLLRDRGRRPRPAPLPPFDPPTPSDLFDQPHFQPYPDAWVNELDPAAQAIARESVALAFVLALQRMPPRQAAVLMLCDVLDFTVSEAAEMLSIGKSAAKGLLQRARAGRPSSPPQGTEAAQQDIARKFAEAFSRDDIDALVGLLTDQCWLAMPPATERYVGRTAVGSFLRASAAGRPGGSYALSAVRAGGRPAFVCYLAGRARGLLIIEPTWDGSKIASIMRILDDGFHRHLGAPDLLE, from the coding sequence ATGTCCCCCTTCCTGCGGGAACTCCACGTGCACTGTTACAGGATCACTGGCTCCGTTGATGATGCCGACGACGTTCTGCAGGAGGTTTTGCTCGCGGCGTGGAAGGGCCTTCGTGGTTTTTCCGGGCGATCATCGTTGCGGACGTGGCTGTATCGGATTGCGACCACCCGTTCGTTGAACCTTCTGCGGGATCGCGGCCGTCGACCTCGTCCGGCACCCCTTCCCCCGTTCGATCCGCCGACTCCAAGCGATCTGTTCGATCAACCACATTTCCAGCCGTACCCGGATGCTTGGGTCAACGAACTTGATCCCGCTGCGCAGGCAATTGCCCGTGAAAGTGTTGCGCTTGCCTTTGTGCTGGCTCTTCAACGCATGCCTCCGCGCCAGGCTGCGGTGCTGATGCTGTGCGACGTATTGGATTTCACCGTCAGTGAGGCTGCCGAGATGCTTTCGATTGGTAAAAGTGCAGCCAAGGGTCTTTTGCAGAGGGCTCGCGCTGGACGGCCTTCTTCTCCTCCCCAGGGCACGGAAGCGGCGCAACAGGACATCGCCCGCAAGTTTGCCGAGGCCTTCTCCCGGGATGATATTGATGCCCTCGTTGGGCTTCTTACTGATCAGTGCTGGCTTGCTATGCCGCCGGCAACCGAACGCTACGTTGGCCGTACCGCCGTCGGGAGTTTCCTGCGCGCAAGTGCGGCGGGGCGGCCCGGCGGCAGCTACGCGCTGTCTGCAGTCAGGGCAGGAGGCAGGCCGGCGTTTGTCTGCTACCTCGCCGGCCGTGCCCGGGGGCTGTTGATTATTGAACCGACATGGGACGGCAGCAAGATCGCCTCAATCATGCGGATCCTTGACGACGGATTTCACAGGCATTTGGGGGCGCCCGACCTTCTCGAGTGA
- a CDS encoding MarR family winged helix-turn-helix transcriptional regulator has translation MTQPRWLNADERRAWLALLSINTLLPSALDTQLQSAGKLSLFDYNVLAMLSETEGRYLPMSELAARTSASLSRLSHVVTKLQKRGWVERQAHPGDARVTVAHLTEAGMSTIVSLAPGHVESVRTLMLDSLSPDDVADLARIGEKIVARLDNNHWILRDS, from the coding sequence ATGACTCAACCCCGCTGGCTCAACGCCGACGAACGCCGTGCCTGGCTGGCGCTGCTCAGCATCAACACCTTGCTCCCTTCGGCGTTGGACACCCAGCTGCAGTCGGCCGGCAAGCTCTCCCTTTTCGACTACAACGTGCTGGCCATGCTTTCCGAGACTGAAGGCCGTTACCTTCCCATGAGCGAGCTCGCTGCGCGGACAAGTGCCTCGTTGTCGCGGCTCTCGCATGTGGTCACCAAGTTGCAGAAACGCGGCTGGGTTGAACGGCAGGCGCACCCCGGCGATGCCCGTGTCACCGTTGCGCACCTGACTGAAGCGGGCATGTCCACCATCGTGTCCCTTGCCCCGGGACACGTGGAATCCGTGCGCACGCTGATGCTGGATTCGCTGAGCCCCGACGACGTCGCCGACCTCGCGCGCATCGGTGAGAAGATCGTGGCCCGGCTCGACAACAACCATTGGATCCTTCGGGATTCCTAA
- a CDS encoding nuclear transport factor 2 family protein, whose amino-acid sequence MTDKKGTAVDISVAYYRSWTAGMLDSASSYLAGNVICHAPAGELNGRDAVRAFMEPFAASLTGSTLLAAFGADDEALLMYSTGNDAVPSAPGAELHRVQDGRIVEIRIIFDRLPFALARGDVVKA is encoded by the coding sequence ATGACCGACAAGAAAGGCACCGCCGTCGATATCTCCGTTGCGTACTACCGCTCCTGGACAGCCGGCATGCTCGACTCAGCGTCCTCATACTTGGCCGGGAATGTCATCTGCCACGCACCCGCAGGCGAACTGAACGGCAGGGACGCCGTACGTGCGTTTATGGAACCCTTCGCTGCCTCGCTTACAGGATCCACGCTCTTGGCAGCATTCGGCGCCGACGACGAAGCGCTCCTTATGTACAGCACAGGAAATGACGCGGTGCCGAGCGCCCCCGGCGCTGAACTCCATCGAGTCCAGGACGGCCGGATCGTAGAGATTCGAATCATCTTCGACCGCTTGCCTTTCGCATTGGCGCGGGGCGACGTCGTGAAAGCATGA
- a CDS encoding YciI family protein, with the protein MFVVSLTYKVPDEIVDFHRPGHMAWLKDAFDGGIFLASGRRVPATGGVLLSKVDRATLDASLAEDPFYSNGVADFEIIEFTATSVAEGYENLLDS; encoded by the coding sequence ATGTTCGTTGTCTCATTGACCTACAAGGTTCCGGACGAAATTGTCGACTTTCACCGCCCAGGCCACATGGCCTGGCTTAAGGACGCGTTCGACGGCGGGATCTTCCTCGCGTCGGGCCGTCGCGTTCCAGCCACCGGCGGCGTGCTTCTGTCCAAAGTTGACCGGGCCACGCTGGACGCGTCCTTGGCTGAGGACCCCTTCTACAGCAATGGCGTGGCCGACTTCGAGATCATCGAATTCACCGCCACCAGCGTCGCTGAAGGCTACGAAAACCTGCTCGACAGCTGA
- a CDS encoding SGNH/GDSL hydrolase family protein, which yields MAGENVRRRFVALGDSFTEGVGDPSKVLPNGVRGWADRVAEKLAKAEPGWEYANLAVRSKRLRHIIDEQLEPALSMGPTLITLYAGGNDILDFGTDMDALLNDYELLVARLSGTGATLVLFTGFDVKVSAVLEPFKKRNTLYNQRVRDIAAKYDAVLVDYWCFDAYKDSRMWAPDRLHMSKAGHKYLAAQVLDHLNVPHKISPKEWDPPTRMSMREWERRQRRWVNDWVVPLFGRKLRGITLGDTLSPRWPQPVEVPRKGGLKKLVQDREETQ from the coding sequence GTGGCCGGGGAGAACGTACGACGGCGGTTTGTCGCCTTGGGGGATTCCTTCACCGAAGGCGTGGGGGACCCGAGCAAGGTCCTGCCCAATGGCGTTCGTGGTTGGGCCGACCGGGTTGCCGAGAAGTTGGCCAAGGCCGAGCCGGGCTGGGAGTACGCCAACCTAGCCGTGCGCAGCAAAAGGCTCCGGCACATCATCGACGAACAGCTCGAGCCCGCGCTGTCCATGGGTCCGACGCTGATCACGCTGTATGCCGGCGGTAACGACATCCTCGACTTCGGAACCGACATGGATGCGCTCCTGAATGACTACGAGCTGCTGGTCGCGCGGTTGAGCGGAACCGGCGCTACGTTGGTGCTGTTCACCGGCTTCGATGTGAAGGTGTCCGCCGTGCTGGAGCCCTTCAAGAAGCGCAACACCCTCTATAACCAACGCGTCCGCGACATCGCAGCCAAATACGACGCCGTCCTGGTGGATTACTGGTGCTTCGACGCCTACAAGGATTCGCGGATGTGGGCCCCGGACCGGCTCCACATGTCCAAGGCCGGCCACAAATACCTGGCCGCCCAGGTCCTGGACCACCTCAACGTGCCGCACAAGATCTCGCCCAAGGAGTGGGACCCGCCCACCCGTATGTCAATGCGCGAATGGGAACGCCGGCAGCGCCGTTGGGTCAACGACTGGGTGGTGCCTCTGTTCGGACGCAAGCTGCGGGGCATCACGCTGGGGGACACTCTCAGCCCACGCTGGCCGCAGCCCGTGGAGGTCCCACGCAAAGGCGGGCTGAAGAAGCTCGTGCAAGATCGGGAGGAAACGCAGTGA